One window of Flavobacterium dauae genomic DNA carries:
- a CDS encoding Crp/Fnr family transcriptional regulator, which translates to MHHHSNLFLNEPFGFSSENLRDTLKPFKSSFQEITLKRNDFLVKQGEICKYFCFIDEGVLRHTIEIDGHEKTTYLGMQNTVTVALNSFLLQQASRKSIKALFNCRLWIIDRNTFLELRENNPNFHKFYYNLIEKQLCLIDEYRLDLLTLSPEERYQKLLENEPKLIHDIPLHYLSSLLGISDRHMSRIRKNIK; encoded by the coding sequence ATGCACCATCATTCTAACTTGTTTCTTAATGAACCATTCGGGTTTTCTTCTGAAAATTTAAGAGATACTTTAAAACCTTTTAAATCATCATTTCAGGAAATCACTTTAAAAAGAAATGATTTCTTAGTAAAACAAGGTGAAATTTGTAAATATTTCTGTTTTATAGATGAAGGTGTTTTACGGCATACTATTGAAATTGACGGGCACGAAAAAACCACCTATTTAGGTATGCAAAATACGGTAACGGTGGCATTGAATAGTTTTTTACTTCAACAAGCTTCGCGAAAAAGCATCAAAGCACTTTTTAATTGCCGTTTATGGATTATTGATCGCAACACTTTTTTAGAATTGCGTGAAAACAACCCTAATTTTCACAAGTTTTATTACAATCTTATTGAAAAACAATTGTGTTTGATTGATGAATACCGCTTGGATTTACTTACACTTTCGCCCGAAGAACGTTATCAGAAATTATTAGAAAACGAACCTAAATTAATACACGACATTCCGTTACATTACTTGTCGTCGCTTTTGGGAATATCTGACCGCCACATGAGCCGGATTCGCAAAAACATAAAA